ttaaatatcaaatttttatgatgATGATCCATTTTAGCTACTCACTGTTGTGCAATGTCACTTCTAGGATTTAAACCAAGACAAAGATAACTCAATAGGCACACATACACAAAGAATACAAGATTTTATATTTGTGATTGGACAAATTGCATACATCCACAGACCAAGATGGGAAGAAAGTATTACTAAGAAAACAAGAGATTAAATAGTAGTGTGAAGGCTCTGTTACTTGgttcttattttttaacttgAATTATGGTGCAATCAATAAAAACCCTATTTTGATGCAAAAGCTATGTGTATTGATTACATCTAAATTTAACCCACATCATCACTCACAAAGTCCCAAGATTTAAGAAAGATGAGGTAAAGGTATATTCTTGATGAAAATCTTGAAATCAGAGGCTTAAGCACCTTGAATCCCAGCTTCTCTTTCAAAATATCTGTTAAGAGAAAGCGGTGACCATGCATTTTAGTCCCATTCCAGCTGGTATAAGAGGGCATAATAGTGGAGACTCCTTGAGCCAAACAATGCAGGTAAGGTTTCATATGGATCCTCTCCAAGTCTTCAAAAGATGAGACAGTATCTCCTTCCATTAAACCTAGTTCAGTGCCTCCATCTCCAACGAAATGCTTGGCACATGCAATAACATTTGTTCTGCATTTATAGATGAAAGAAATagtcaaacaaaaatcaaataacctactgtcaacaaatttttttaaacacttCCATGATGGTGGCATTGGAAGGCTTATGTGATTAAAGGCTTTTAGAAGAATGTCGAATGGATTTCTACAAAGCGTTTGGTACATTTGTGAATTGAGATTATAAGTTAGAGTTGAGTTAGGTGTGGTTACATTTGGGTTAGATTTGAGTTTGTGaggatttttgaattttatttctgATATTGTAGGCAAAAATTAGGTAGAACCATATAGCAATGTTGTCACATATGTTTCACTACAAAAGTacataaatacacacacacaaaaaaaaaaagtacaacaaGTTTAAAAATTTCTACGTTTCAATTTATCAAGTTTGAGGTTgaaatttattatcattatatGAACTTCCACTGTTGATAGACAGGGCTCACATTCATTTTAGAAGGTTAGAAAAGAAGTAGTACTGGAATTTTTTCTTACCCGCTGGCCAAATAAGGGTAACCATTAGGATGTCCTGCGGGCGGTATGCCCTGATATCCTACAACAGCAGATGTCATGGCACTAACTATTTCACTATCCTCACTAAAACTCTCATAACAAAGTCCCCATCTTGGATCTCTGATAACCTGTAGGCACATTTCCCACAGCAATCCCAAAAATCATGCATGTGGATTAATAAACAGAAGAACACAACGAAATGGTCTAGCATTAATATGAGTCAACTTACAGCTACGCAAGGAGCAATAGAAAAATTAGTTCCAGTTGCTCTGAGTTCCAGTGCAGTAGCAGCTGCAATTCTTTCAACTAAGTTCTTATCTCTACAACAAATAGCAGACAGGATAACAAACAAGAAGGAATATAAGGCTATGACATAATAAATTCTCTTTCTGCATTGATGAGCTTGATATATcttaaaatgttttaattaaTATGTAGCTGATTCTTAGACATGCTACAACCAATAAAAATCCTCTATCTCACTTGATGTGTTCTACTTTATATTCCAACTGTAATATGCCATGTGTAGTGAAACTAAAGTTAAACACTCTAGCTGGGACAATAGACTTTTATTCACTATTGAAATATGGCATCTAGCTATATGATTATATGCGCATCAATCAGCtggaatatatataaaaggactTGCCTAGTTGCTCCAAGGCCAATGTTATGAGGGAAAACTGTAGCACCAAACACGTTGCCATGACCATGGATGGAATCACACATTTGTATAATTGGAATACCAAGATGTGACTCTAAAGCTGCCTTCTGTAAACTGTCAACCATATCAGCCCAGTCAGTTGCCGAAGCAGGTTCAGTCGGATAACAACTGGCTGGGAAAGAATATAATATAGCTCCTATATGCAAATGATATAGAACTAACATAAGTGAAggaaaatatcaataaaaaagtCTATCTAATGCTCAAATCTCCAACTTTTATGGGGTATTAAAGAGATGATTGCTAGGTAGACTTATCCCAAACTATGTTTGGGGAGAGACTAAGTCCCAGACTCAAATCCATGACATATTAATGATAAAATATGCAAATTATAAAGAACAATGTACCAATGGACAAGTCTTTGATGGTGGAAGGACTAGCAGCAGGGTTCTCAGTGCAGGTCATTTGGCCAACTTTCTCCTTCAAGGACATGTGAGAGAGGAGGTCAACGACCCTAGCTTCAATAGGCTGATTAAGGTCTTTGTAGATGAACCTGCAGCTATCTGTAGCTTCACTCATCTtgtctttttccttctttgatACTGAACTGCCCCAGGTTCTGTTTACACAAAAGCTTGGCGATTCTCAGATTACCATAAGTACTTGCAGTTCTTATACTGTGATACAATTATAGAGTATGTTTAGAATATTTTGCCCCTGTGactattaattttcatttttttttttaagaataacaCAAGCAGCCAAACAACTGCAGATAAACCGATAGTTATATCAGTGATCAACCTGCAGAAATTCTGCAAGAACTCAACTAATTTACTAAGCAGAAAGAATATATGTAGAAATAAATCCAATAATGGCAGTATGGCACAAACTGCTGCATTAATTTAACTGATGTCCAGaaatcaaagaattaaaagTAGATTTCTTTTAGTTTATTCATGTGTTAATCTTTATCCAAATTGAGTTTAGAACTAAAAAGTAATAATCACTAGGAAAAGCAATGAAATGGGCATCACCAAAAGAAAACTACTTTTCATGCTTAGATTCCTGTACATGAGTTAAATTAATATTGCATTATAGCAGTTGGTGCCAAAAGAAAACTCCTTTTCATGCTTAGACTCCTTTCAAGAGTTGCCGAATCAcgtttaatatgatttttttctttttttttctttttcttttcatgctTAGACTCCTTTCAAGAGTTGCCGAACCAcgtttaatatgatttttttcttttttttcttttcctttttttccccttaggAGAGTCTAGCACATCCTCAAAGGGGACTCAATGGGTCGAACCAGAACTCAACCTCAAATTAAGGGAGAGGTAGAGGCACCACTAGGTCAAGAGCCAAGAGGCCTTTGGCTAGTCAATTTTGTCATTATTTCATTTTGAGTCATAAATTCCTGAACTTACGTATACACATGTAAGCACCCCGTCCTGTTTGTTCGGGTCATGCAAATGACTCTTTTGGTATGCTTGTGTAAACCCACCCTAAACATGGGCATGTGAATACACTACAAGCTTCATCAGGACAGAGAAATTGGAGTAGCCACTTGGGTTTTACAGTCCATTAACCAACTATTAACCTCAAAGGCAAAGTTCTaaccaaaatttttatgtttggaGTTAGGAAATGGAGGTAGGAAGGTGTTAAGTACCCACATTTGCCAGGTTCAAAGATCACCCTCACTATTGTCACTTGCcatttttagttaaaaacttaataaaactAATTAGAAAACCCTAACCTAAACACACATTAAAATACTATCACACAATATTAAATTGTAAAAAGAATTAGTAAAACAGTAGGCATAATCTACTTGAAAGGAAAAGGCCAGTtgtaccaaaaaataaatattaagccAAATGATTAACTAATCCAATTAAGCTCAAGTCTTAATTGCTATGAACATGCACCATTTCACGTAAATAAAAGATCACAACGACATACGATATGGTAACGTggggaaaaccaatgaaacaactGTCCCATAGTAAACCAGATCTAGAAACCAAGGAGAGGGAAGGCCTTTGCTGAAGATGTTAGCTAGTTGATGATGAGAAGAGATGAAGTGAGCAAGAAGATCCCGTCGAAGGACtttcttaggaaaaaaaatggtaatcaATTTCAATATGTTTAGAGTCTAGCGTGAAAAATAGGATTGGAGGCTATGGCTAAAGCTAAGACATTATCACACCATAGAACTGGAGGCGAGCAACAAAAACACCAAGATCTTTGAGTAACATAACTAATCCAGCATAATTCATCAGCAGAAGTATCTAATGCCCAATACTCGGCTTCTGCTGAAGAATGAGAGACAGTTACTTGTATCTTGGCAGAGCAAGTAGTTGAAGAGTtacccaaataaaaacaaagccAACAATAGACTTGCAATCAAGAGGATCACCAACTCAATCGACATCTGTAAGGATGATATAGCAAGAGGACCAGGTGTAAAAGTAATACCAAGGTCATGAGAACTCCTTAgataatgaagattttttttagtagCAAAATATTATTCTGTGTAGGCTGACTCATGTAATCACAAGCTTGTTGGAGAACACAGGACATGTCAGGTCTTGCGAAAGTCAAATATTGTGAAGCCGCAACAAGGATGCGATATGGAGATGGATCAAGGACTAAAGGACTATCATTATGAGTGAGATAATGGGAAGGAAAACAAGGGGTCTTACAAGGTTTGCAGTCAAGCATATGAAAGTCGGTAAGAAGATCAATAGCATTCTCAGTTTGGTGGACAAATAGGCCATTAGGAGAAGAATCAATCTGTAGCAAAGGAAATAACTCGAAAAACCAAGACCCTTGAGATCAAAAGaagaactaattttttttataagatgaaCAATAATAGAAGAATGGTTGCTAGTAATTACGATGCCATCTACACAGAGGATAATGTAAATGACATGAGAATCTTGTTTGAGAATGTTAATATGTATAGTgttatgggctttaggcccaactagtctacttgtatagcacacattcttgtactacactcttacttgtactgtactcatatttacttgtactagACTCATATGCCTCATAAATAAaagcactcatgtatattctttcagtgagaaatacaatactgttgaattcagtatttctaacatggtatcagagccactgctctgacatTTTCTTAGTAGtcctgtcttttttttttgttactccATCTTCAACATCGCTTCCACCATCATAGCAGCCGACGCAATCTTTCGCCGTAGAACTTCCGACCTCTTCCAGTCGTTGTCCTTGGGTTTCGGACCTGTAGCCGCTAACGTTGAGGAGTCTTGCACCACACAGACCACTACACTTACTGTCTTCGTCGTGCATCTTACTCCGATAAATATTTTTCAGGTACCACAGTGGTCGTCTCACACCGATCTACTCAATTGTGAAAAACTTGAAGTCATCGGAGCCCTCACGCACCCCCACACGCCACCTAAAGATCTTGCGCTAGAGCTTACGCGCCCACGCGCTGCCACGCGCCTACAGCCTTCTTCACGCGCCGCCACGCTCCTGCGCGCGCTGCACGCTCCAGTCTGCACCTGCTGACATCAACCCTAAGTGACGTCAGCACTGCCACGTCATCAGCTGACATCATCGTACATTCTCTGCTGATGTCACCTGCCACGTCATCGTTGACCAGACCGTTGACCTTCGTTGActtgaccgttgactttgactgaaggttgactttgaccgttgacttttcttCAGGGTTGACTTTTGCAGTCCAGGTGCTCCTTACCTAGTTTTtggcgtagatttcatttttgcatattttgcttctaaatgaagaataaggacaagtCTTCTTCTTATTGCAATAATCGTCGCCGACAATCTAGTAAACGTTTTCgtaatttttgcaaacgttttggccataatattgagacttgctatcatcACAACAAATCTGTTGTTTCAATTTCTACTGCTACTGTTGCTAACACTGAGAATGTCAAACCAATGGCTCCCATCTCTACAtagtctaagtcttcaggtcgcactttcaccatgtccacagatgaccttaaaaacatcattgccaatgtcattcgtatggttggtaatgcatcttattcctcttctctctcagctttatctagtatgtctccttcctcttggcttatggattctgcttgttgcaatcacatgacacctcactcgtccttattttctgaacttaaacctgcactACATCCTCTTAAtattcgcacagcaaatggttccacaatgtctggtcataatataagTTCCGTTTCGATCTCCAACCTCTCAGTTCCTGGGGTCTTTAATtttcctgacctttcttacaatttgttttctgtggaacaattagctgagttgagTTATcgcattatatttgattattctgggtgtattgtgc
This genomic stretch from Castanea sativa cultivar Marrone di Chiusa Pesio chromosome 9, ASM4071231v1 harbors:
- the LOC142608783 gene encoding LOW QUALITY PROTEIN: uncharacterized protein LOC142608783 (The sequence of the model RefSeq protein was modified relative to this genomic sequence to represent the inferred CDS: substituted 3 bases at 3 genomic stop codons), with the protein product MSEATDSCRFIYKDLNQPIEARVVDLLSHMSLKEKVGQMTCTENPAASPSTIKDLSIGAILYSFPASCYPTEPASATDWADMVDSLQKAALESHLGIPIIQMCDSIHGHGNVFGATVFPHNIGLGATRQVLLYIFQLIDAHIIIXLDAIFQXXIKVYCPS